In one window of Pseudoalteromonas sp. GCY DNA:
- a CDS encoding ATP-binding protein yields the protein MLKLLLSLYLAVFTSIVVINQVSEAIWSHWVLSAPDELRHAKAVANTLKSTISSDQLPRESETVKILNMDDVAWLPEQASALVQGGILTSFDDEGRAWLTFKVPDSTLLLQLGPLAPAASAANKQWIIKLLSYAVLAFLLMLWIRPLWLDLLQLRYITENLTQGQLPKATRHSRFSAISNLTEQIRDLASQVARLIENQKLLVNAVSHDLRTPLARLKFALAMLPEQSREQASDMADDVVEMEAMIDEMLAYARLEFEVEKLEITPIDLCELVSDQISKLNKLTDKKITFKKMSNTVIISGNLHYLSRALQNIVQNADKYGRSTIAINIECDKSNAYIHIEDDGDGIPKSQWESVFIPFSRLDESRSKDNGGYGLGLAIVRKIATWHRGSCHVGFSELGGAKFTLTLPL from the coding sequence GTGCTAAAACTATTACTCAGCCTCTATTTGGCTGTGTTTACCAGTATTGTCGTCATCAACCAAGTGAGCGAAGCTATTTGGTCTCATTGGGTGCTCTCCGCGCCCGATGAGTTGCGTCACGCAAAAGCGGTTGCCAACACACTGAAATCCACGATTTCCTCAGACCAGCTACCCCGAGAGTCAGAAACTGTCAAAATACTCAACATGGATGATGTCGCTTGGCTGCCTGAGCAAGCCAGCGCTTTAGTTCAAGGTGGTATTTTAACGAGCTTTGACGATGAAGGCCGCGCTTGGCTGACTTTCAAAGTACCCGATTCAACGTTGCTGCTGCAATTAGGGCCATTGGCACCGGCGGCTTCTGCCGCCAATAAACAATGGATCATCAAATTGCTTTCTTATGCCGTGCTCGCGTTTTTACTTATGCTGTGGATAAGACCCTTGTGGCTTGATTTATTGCAACTGAGATATATCACCGAAAATCTCACTCAAGGCCAACTGCCCAAAGCGACCCGACATTCCCGGTTTTCTGCCATTTCAAATTTAACCGAGCAGATCCGCGACTTGGCATCTCAAGTCGCAAGGCTAATTGAAAACCAAAAACTACTCGTTAATGCGGTTTCTCACGACCTGCGCACCCCACTTGCCAGACTTAAGTTTGCTTTAGCTATGCTGCCAGAGCAAAGCCGTGAGCAAGCAAGTGATATGGCGGACGATGTGGTCGAAATGGAGGCGATGATTGATGAAATGCTAGCTTACGCACGGCTTGAATTTGAAGTAGAGAAACTTGAGATAACGCCAATTGACCTTTGTGAACTTGTCAGCGATCAGATAAGCAAACTCAATAAGCTTACCGATAAAAAAATAACGTTCAAGAAAATGAGTAATACGGTCATCATCTCTGGCAACCTACATTACCTTTCTCGAGCTTTGCAAAATATCGTACAAAACGCTGATAAATATGGTCGCTCAACCATAGCGATTAATATTGAGTGTGACAAAAGCAATGCCTATATCCATATTGAGGATGACGGTGATGGAATTCCTAAATCTCAGTGGGAGTCGGTTTTTATTCCCTTCTCACGCTTAGATGAAAGTCGCAGCAAAGATAACGGTGGTTATGGCCTTGGACTGGCTATCGTACGCAAAATCGCCACTTGGCATCGCGGCAGTTGCCATGTTGGATTCTCCGAACTTGGCGGTGCTAAGTTTACTCTGACTTTGCCACTGTAA
- a CDS encoding PD40 domain-containing protein has product MNIIKPATPLLFAAVMLTNHVHANEALPRLQGPWLGQTPPGLTAQLFAPDIISIDGRYEFGVSFSPDLTEVYFTAFEEQENVDSGPRIMYSKIENAQWTQPQAANFTGGRMSYELVPHVSLNDNRIYFTARSDDPKASGIWYVTRSKGGWSEAKRFDSAINTGKFSDFNQSANGEAVFSNMSERKMYTAENTNGAFTTPKAIDIEFGFHGFISPANDYLLVNSRHRGDKSRKDNDLYVYFKEQDGTWSSPINLGEGVNTRYSETVPRITPDGKYLFFGRYNEPGDISNIYWVSTEVITKLKDAYFTGKSTKQI; this is encoded by the coding sequence ATGAATATTATAAAACCCGCCACCCCCTTACTTTTTGCAGCCGTCATGCTCACCAATCATGTTCATGCTAACGAAGCCTTGCCAAGGCTACAAGGACCTTGGCTTGGCCAGACACCGCCTGGGTTAACCGCGCAGCTTTTTGCCCCCGATATCATCTCGATTGACGGCCGTTATGAATTCGGAGTGTCGTTCTCTCCCGACCTTACAGAAGTGTATTTCACTGCCTTTGAAGAGCAAGAAAATGTGGATTCAGGCCCACGGATCATGTATTCAAAAATAGAAAATGCACAGTGGACTCAACCTCAAGCCGCAAATTTTACTGGTGGAAGAATGAGTTATGAACTGGTCCCCCATGTAAGCCTGAACGACAACCGGATTTACTTTACCGCGCGTTCAGATGACCCCAAAGCGTCCGGAATTTGGTACGTTACCCGTAGCAAAGGTGGCTGGAGTGAGGCTAAAAGGTTCGATTCAGCAATAAACACGGGTAAGTTTTCAGACTTCAACCAAAGCGCAAATGGCGAAGCTGTTTTCTCCAATATGTCAGAACGCAAAATGTATACCGCTGAAAATACAAACGGCGCGTTTACGACTCCCAAAGCCATTGATATTGAGTTTGGATTTCATGGTTTTATTTCGCCCGCTAACGATTACCTATTGGTTAATAGTCGTCACAGAGGCGATAAGAGTCGAAAAGACAACGACCTATATGTCTATTTTAAGGAGCAAGATGGCACTTGGTCTAGCCCTATAAATTTAGGTGAAGGGGTTAATACCCGTTACTCAGAAACCGTTCCAAGAATTACACCCGATGGTAAATACCTATTTTTTGGCAGATATAATGAACCCGGTGATATATCAAACATATATTGGGTAAGCACTGAGGTTATTACCAAGCTAAAAGATGCTTATTTTACGGGAAAGTCGACTAAGCAGATTTAG